The genome window AGGGCTTACAAGGACTGTCTTTTCAGGTATAACATAAGAGTTCATGGGTACTGGGTGGTTGTCAATGATTTTTGTTGGCACTCAAGAGGGGGTCAAACTGTGATATATGAAAGACCCCTACGTAGTTTAACTTTCAGTTAACCCTTCAGATCCTAACCAGCTGTATCACTATCAGGCCAGTGATTTTGTCTCAATATTCCTAACCGGCCACTGACTGACCACCAGTATGTGCCTATATTCTCAAGCGACACTATCAATGAAACTAAGGTCGCTTTTGAAATATTAGGGATAGTCAGTGGCTGGCTTGGGGAGCTTTCAGGGGTCTTTTTGGGTGAAATTGCTGAAATGTGAAATGCTCCTGGGAAAGATAAAAATGTTCCAGGTTCtaaagtattaaggtagcaatCTCGGCATCACattcaacagaaaaaaaaatctgcCTTTGTACCAAAATCAAAGCCTAGTCCATTTGGACGACATAGAATACAAGTACCTTTCTTCTGTCCAGGTTTTGTGTCAATATTGTAAGTAGACGGGACATTTTTCTTTAAATCAGCCTGATTTTCACCCTGAAAATTCAAAGTGAAAACTAATGTACTGGACTCTGATATCCTGCATTCTACCACCTGTAACTTCGAATCGACTTGAACTTAAATACCAATATTTTGGGGAATATCATTGCCATTGGTACAAAATATGGAACTTAGTcgacataggcctactgctcCGCCTGTTTCAAACTGTACCATTGGCATATCTGGGACCGaatttcttacatgtaagtgtcATATTGAGTAGTTCAAAGTGGATTCGTTAGAACAGAGAACATGCAAGAAGCCGAGGGCGCGGGCGTCTCCAGGTTGGTACCACTGGCTTTGCCGGCAAAACACTGCCAAAAGATGCTGAACTAGCTATGCCTACGTCTTGACCAGGCAATCAGACAAACAAGAGCAATTACctgtttcaatattttttcaacatttagcAATGTCTTGGCTTCTTTCACTCTTTTCTTCAGTTTTGACTTTTCCCTGGCTTTTTCACCAGTGTCGGCGCCCTCTAACGGCCTTCCAAAACAAGAGTCAAATTTCAGTCTTTGAGGGGTGCATGTAGCAAAAGTCTGCGATGGAATGCGGTAGACTTCAGTTAATCGGACCCCTAAATCACTATCCTTGCCATAGTTGCAACTTTTATTGCTTAAAAGTGTTTTCTTGAATAGTTTTATCCCACATTTGTTGTAAATTTGACGTGCCCGACACCAGTTGACCACCATGTTTGATTACCAATCTCCACTCGCAgcaaaattgttttatttctctGTCAAATACAGGCTTTCTCGCGTATGAACAAAATTAACTGTTTACTTCACATAGATATTGTGTTTCGTCGCGTATGTTTTTACAAAAGTAGTTCTTAATCATACTTGCTGAAATCAACGTTTTTTTAGAATAGACTTGCTTTAGATTGCAAAGATTATGATTTTATTAGTCAATTTAGTCAAAAATTTGTATCGAAAGAATAGGAAAGACATTTTTAGAGCGCTGAACGTTTCGTAAATTATCGGAAACACTCGGCAGTCCGGATAGAAGGGGCTGATTTTGCTCAAAATGGCAGTAAAGACGACAGAGGTTTCAGCGTGGGTTTTTATTGTAGCAAATAAAGTAATGTGTCGGCAAATAAATGCatttaaataaaaaacaaaGATTCTACATATCAATATCAACCATGTATCAATTAATAGTTTGTTCAATGATATCTATGACATAACCATACGTATCTTTATTTGTTCACAGAAATTGTTCGAAACTTTGCTACACACATGGGATTTCCCCAGAAAATAAAACTTTAAAGGTAAGACACCAGTTACTTCCTTGTTTccttggaacgagtttacaatccccgatcacaccccaaaaaaaggtcatcggtccACTCTAAGTCCATGGTGGGTCTAATCAATCATTGCGATCAGCGACGCCTCTGTGAGTCTGTCTCTGATGAGTAATGTCGAGATGAGTGAAGAAGCGAAAGTTCTACGTCGTATCTTACACTAGAGTAACCAGTCTGGATACTTGAcgaactgaaagtgaaagtgaaatcgATCTGAAATCCACACAGGTGTAGGGGAGCTAGCTTGTTTGGGGAGGGAAGGGGGCatattgaccctcaatgtattgacattgctcagcgtCCTGACACTGAGTGACAGAATCTACGGAGGCAATACGGTTGGATGTTCAGTAACGGGGCTGGGGGTCAAATGACACTCTGAGATGGTGTTACCTACAATGAACTTTCTTCTTTTGAAGGAGGTCGACATTGATTTGGAATGAAAAACGTCTACATGCAGAAAAATGGTGCTTTCAAAGATGCGATGTCGAGAGGACCATCCCAAGTCTGTCCTTCCTATTTTCAGGTGCAAAAGTAAGTTTCTTTACTTAGTTTTGTGGTCATCTAAGtgcaaaatttaaaattaaGGAGATCCTTAACATAGGATCAGACAAGTCTATGTATTTGTTAAGCGAAGTGTCAGCTGAGTGTGAGACCTTTAGACCTCTAGTTGTCTGATTTAATTTTGCACACCATTGGGAAAATTTTTCGAAATGGGACATGGACATGTCCTTAAAATTCCTCTATCTGTCAGTACTTTTTgatattacagtggaacctcccttggcacggacacctctctattaagaacaaccactctattaaggacactagttttggtccaaaagaggttgtttccattcaaattgacctctctaatcagaaaacctctctatttaggacagcacttttcagtcccgaggatgtcgttaatagagaggttctacttagTCGGGTGAATACTACATTTTCCAAAAGGCTGAATTAACTTCTCTTACTAATTTTTCTTGTTACCCTATCATTACAGGACTAAATGTGCCTATGGATGATTGCAAAATTCAAAACAACTCGCAGGTGGCAAAAGTGATTCAAAGGACAAACCTAGTGCCACCTAATAAACGCTCTTTTTGTGTGGACACTAAAGAGCATTACATGGTTTGGTTTCCTCCTGTAAACACTTTTAGCGATGATGGAGGGCTCACCAATATGGACCGCAGGACCCCTTTGGTTACTGATCAGTCAGTCACTCGGAAGTTTGGTCTAGAAGTTCTGAATAAGGAGGGAAAATCGGTGGATGATGTTGAAATACAGTGTTGGTTAGTTCGTGTAAAGAGAAGGTACCGAGTGGAGGTACCGAGTTACCGGCGGCCAAATTCAGAAACAGGTAAGGCcaaataaacatttaattttaaCGTTTTCATTGGAACCTTTTCTCAAACTGATGATAGACGTCTGGTCAACATGATTCAACTGTGAATAAATCCACACCACGACCAAAGGACAGATCACGCCCCAATAAAAGGACGGATCACGCCCCAATAAAAGGACAGATCATGCCCCAATAAAAGGACAGATCACGCCCCAATAAAAGGACGGATCACGCCCCAATAAAAGGACGGATCACGCCCCAATAAAAGGACAGATCATGCCCCAATAAAAGGACAGATCACGCCCCAATAAAAGGACGGATCACGCCCCAATAAAAGGACGGATCACGCCCCAATAAAAGGACGGATCACGCCCCAATAAAAGGACGGATCATGCCCCAATAAAAGGACGGATCACGCCCCAATAAAAGGACGGATCACGCCCCAATAAAAGGACGGATCATGCCCCAATAAAAGGACGGATCACGCCCCAATAAAAGGACAGATCACGCCCCAATATAATGTAAAATAATATAACACGCAACTATAGTCACCGGAGCACCAATAATTTGACCCCTAGTACCTGCCTATATCccctttttacatgttttaggtcATATTCATACCTTTAAAAAAATGACATGTTCACAGAatttttttgtactttttttcTCAGGGGGAGATGATGGAAACATGGAAGTTATCCGTACCACACTGTTGAAAGTTACTGCCCACTGCCAGTACCGCATTCAAATACCTGGTAAGTTGTTGTGTTGGACACTCGAACACAGAATGAGTTGAAGGCCTATGAATTAGTGCTTACTCTTATTTATAGTTACGGAGTGCAACCATAGAGGGCTATTGTCATGTCTTGTACGAATATAAAATGTACGGATCGCGCCCCAATAAAAGGAAAGATCACGCCCCAATAAAAGGACAGATCACGCCCCAATAAAAGGACAGATCACGCCCCAATAAAAGGACAGATCACGCCCCAATATAATGTAAAATAATATAACACGCAACTAATGAAAAAACTCTTCAGCATTAATAGGGTCaagtcatcatcgtcatccctGTTTCAACAAATTCGACAAATATTTTTTGGTGTGATTGtatgttttcacttttagatACCCCTCTACTAAAGGCTTACACAGTGTTCATTTAATATTGTTTCTATTTTTAGACCCTCATGCTCCTCCTGGTGTGTATTATAAAAATGCGTAAACTAACAATCTAATTGGTGTTGGTATGGCCTAAGTGTCATACGATTTATAAATTGATACAATCATTACCAAATTATTTGGATTCCAGGGCAAGAAGCTGTGATCCATCCATCAACTGACGATATTCTGAAGTACGGTGATGGCTCATCAAAACTAAAGCACTCGGCAAGTCACGACTCTGGCTATGACACAGACAGTCCAACTTCGCTAGGCGCAGGAATTGGAGACGGCTCAATTTTTTTAGGGCAGATTAAAGAAGCAGGTGACAGTGAGGATTGGACAATGTCACGTGCCGACCAGGGACCTGATACAACCGATGTGATGTCGAGTGGTTCAGAGATCGAGGAGACCCCAAACAAATCCGGAGGCATTGAGAAGCGATCTGCTGAAGCAGAGGCAGGGGAGAATCAAGAAACAGTATTGGTGGGAGCCCCGGAGCCGGAGCTTGCTGTCACTGAGGATACACAGAATAAACCTGGCGACATCATTGAGAATGAAAGTGTCCGACCTAGTGCTGATGGAGCTGTTGGGTTTCTTGGTGACAACGCAGAGATAGTCCGAGTTCAGGAATACATTCGAGAAGAATTTGACAAAGCAGAAATGGTTGATCAACTGGTGCGTGGTGAGTTAGTCCCCGAGATGAGTGGGCATCTGGTACCGGTTGAATCGGGTGAAAAAGATGTCGATGTGACTGACAAGAATGAAATGCTGAAGAAGGAAAGTTCACCAGACGAAGGGTAAGCTGAATATGAAGTTTAAGATCATCGACTTGTTTAGAACTTTACGCTACTAAAAATCTGGATGTGGCTTTCGAAAGTCCATAATGTCGCCTGAGGCAATGTTGTTGGCTACCTGGGCAGCttacatgaattacaaacacgGCGATCATtgctatgatataaaattacaAAACGTTGAAAATGTCAGTTCATCTTTAAGGCTGTGTCCAGGTCAATCTTTTGGCTTAATTTAGTAGAGTCGAAGACCTTTTTAGCCACGTTGGTCCTGTAAGAGCACCATGTGAATTTGATTTATGAAAACAATGGATAGTGTTGTGAATGATGCTGAGGAGAGCATCCCCGTTAGTCTTCTCAAATATTTTCAGCTGTGGCAACCCTAAAAGCAGTGAAATAACATTGGTATTGTCATGGAATTGTAGCAATAAAGTAGCACTGAAATTACGCTTTAGTGGAAGAATTCTTATCAGATTATTAGTTAGAATGAAGGTAATCTCCGCTCATCTCCTCTCGAAGGAAACAGCTCAAAGAGTTTGAAATTTTGGTAAcatttttcctgaaaataaaagtgctattttccttttctttcaggATTGAGACTCTGTCTGTATCTGATGAAAGAAGTgactttgaaaaatatgactgCTGTGATGTACTGTTTGTAATATGGAATGACGAAACTATAGACTGTCCAGCTGTGTTTGAATATTTTAAGGAATTCTACGAACACTTCTCCAAAGGAAAAAACTTTGTCATAAAGACCATCGGTGACTACCATCCATATGGTGTTGACGCTCGATTTGAAGCTATACAAAGAGCAAGCAAGATCATAGTCTACATTGCTCCTGAGTGTCCCAATCCCAAGTGTCCACACTGTCGCGAGCCGCCTAACTGGGAGAAATTGATTCATGAGCTCATACTGGACGTTGG of Lineus longissimus chromosome 9, tnLinLong1.2, whole genome shotgun sequence contains these proteins:
- the LOC135493991 gene encoding uncharacterized protein LOC135493991, producing the protein MVLSKMRCREDHPKSVLPIFRCKRLNVPMDDCKIQNNSQVAKVIQRTNLVPPNKRSFCVDTKEHYMVWFPPVNTFSDDGGLTNMDRRTPLVTDQSVTRKFGLEVLNKEGKSVDDVEIQCWLVRVKRRYRVEVPSYRRPNSETGGDDGNMEVIRTTLLKVTAHCQYRIQIPGQEAVIHPSTDDILKYGDGSSKLKHSASHDSGYDTDSPTSLGAGIGDGSIFLGQIKEAGDSEDWTMSRADQGPDTTDVMSSGSEIEETPNKSGGIEKRSAEAEAGENQETVLVGAPEPELAVTEDTQNKPGDIIENESVRPSADGAVGFLGDNAEIVRVQEYIREEFDKAEMVDQLVRGELVPEMSGHLVPVESGEKDVDVTDKNEMLKKESSPDEGIETLSVSDERSDFEKYDCCDVLFVIWNDETIDCPAVFEYFKEFYEHFSKGKNFVIKTIGDYHPYGVDARFEAIQRASKIIVYIAPECPNPKCPHCREPPNWEKLIHELILDVGDRKDQHVILTVSPKSVNSKKFFELCPYSIHHATHLSRDACELLKEEHVEKVVKKRKETGKFARQHEEKRERERNESPRSSSDETNSSPDSVIEDRNLTHSSPESVIKDLNLMNCSPDSVSEDRNSTTSSPDPVIESFNSDINERMDVLILCHDEDVGLTRQLQSKIKEGDKTLKIGTQEKFHHHGLDMRQGAIKNSNYVIIYASRRYAGDESMTKALDWEKAVNDIQDKLVVVVPKGTNQDEYDDYQMNLKLVCAVATYFEDKEMDMQPLIKWLCSPSNQAKSSSHGYQ